In Syntrophomonas wolfei subsp. wolfei str. Goettingen G311, a single window of DNA contains:
- a CDS encoding ParB/RepB/Spo0J family partition protein, which yields MQKKGRGLGRGLEALLSNELAFDETQELTQIKVDEIVLRKDQPRKNFDEKSLQELADSIQEHGLLQPLIVRHRQDGFELVAGERRWRAAQIAGLIQVPALIREMDDVQAAEVSLVENIQRDDLSAVEEAMAYKYMMDNYGYTQEVLAEKLGKSRPHIANMVRMLALPEQVLTMLERQEITAGHARAILSLPTAAEQIAAAKEIVAGRLSVRETEKKAKSIIKRKQVEKKRDPVIMELEERMESYFSSRTKVMQKGRGGTIEISFYSLEDLERIVELIGLE from the coding sequence GTGCAAAAAAAGGGAAGAGGTCTTGGTAGAGGACTTGAAGCATTACTGTCTAACGAATTAGCTTTTGATGAGACGCAGGAACTTACACAGATCAAAGTGGACGAAATAGTATTACGCAAAGATCAGCCACGAAAAAACTTTGATGAAAAGTCCCTTCAAGAACTGGCAGATTCTATCCAGGAGCATGGTTTGCTACAACCACTTATTGTACGGCATAGGCAGGATGGCTTTGAACTGGTGGCGGGAGAGCGACGCTGGCGGGCTGCTCAAATAGCTGGCTTAATACAGGTGCCGGCTTTAATAAGAGAAATGGATGATGTTCAGGCGGCCGAAGTTTCCTTGGTGGAAAATATACAACGAGATGATTTGAGTGCCGTTGAAGAGGCCATGGCCTACAAATATATGATGGATAATTACGGCTATACCCAGGAAGTACTGGCAGAGAAGCTTGGTAAAAGTCGTCCCCATATAGCCAACATGGTGCGAATGCTTGCTCTCCCGGAGCAGGTATTGACGATGCTGGAAAGGCAAGAGATAACAGCCGGACATGCCCGGGCTATTTTATCCCTGCCAACCGCGGCGGAACAAATCGCAGCGGCAAAAGAGATAGTTGCCGGGAGACTTTCGGTAAGGGAAACTGAAAAGAAGGCCAAGTCAATTATAAAAAGAAAGCAGGTAGAGAAAAAGAGAGATCCGGTAATAATGGAATTGGAAGAGCGAATGGAGAGCTATTTTAGTTCCCGGACGAAAGTGATGCAAAAGGGCAGGGGAGGAACCATTGAAATAAGCTTTTATAGCCTGGAAGATCTGGAACGAATAGTAGAGCTTATAGGCTTGGAGTAA
- a CDS encoding enoyl-CoA hydratase/isomerase family protein, producing the protein MSDRKPYKLLILDIIDSIATVTLHASPVNALSQLLLDEISTCFFKISQIQPRAVILTGNMNYGFSAGANIRELVNQNPQSNRQFFANLYQLFNQLENIPFPFIVAINRFAMGAGLELALCADIRVMDDNARVAAAGVNMGLVFGTQRLSRLVGLGQAKSMVLTGRQVFAHEAYDIGLVQYLSPPGQALNQAWKLAELIAQKSSLSVRGAKKVLNAGFDLPIDKGLHLEFEQLEKMLASEDFQQRTRAFLNKTAKN; encoded by the coding sequence ATGTCAGATAGAAAGCCATATAAATTGCTTATACTGGACATTATAGACAGCATAGCCACTGTCACTCTGCATGCTTCGCCGGTAAACGCTCTTTCTCAATTATTGCTCGATGAAATCTCCACCTGCTTTTTCAAGATATCCCAGATTCAGCCCCGGGCTGTTATTCTCACTGGTAATATGAACTATGGCTTCTCTGCCGGCGCCAATATACGAGAACTGGTAAATCAGAACCCGCAAAGCAATCGCCAGTTTTTCGCCAACCTTTACCAGTTATTTAATCAACTTGAAAATATCCCCTTCCCGTTTATTGTTGCCATTAACCGATTTGCTATGGGCGCAGGTCTGGAACTTGCTCTCTGTGCTGATATTCGGGTTATGGATGATAATGCCCGGGTGGCAGCAGCTGGAGTAAATATGGGCCTGGTTTTCGGAACCCAGAGGCTTTCTCGGTTGGTTGGTTTAGGCCAGGCCAAAAGTATGGTATTAACCGGTCGCCAGGTATTTGCCCACGAGGCATATGATATCGGCCTGGTCCAGTATTTGAGTCCGCCGGGGCAAGCACTAAACCAGGCTTGGAAATTGGCGGAACTTATAGCTCAAAAATCATCCCTGTCTGTTCGAGGGGCAAAAAAGGTTTTAAACGCTGGTTTTGATCTCCCTATAGATAAAGGTCTTCACCTGGAATTCGAGCAATTGGAGAAAATGCTGGCTAGCGAGGACTTCCAACAACGCACACGGGCCTTTTTGAATAAGACCGCTAAGAACTGA
- a CDS encoding bactofilin family protein gives MWKKGKQQSIESLISHGVQVKGEIRSSGSIRIDGNVEGKVDVKGDLIVGEKGKIKGEILVDNLVLAGRIEGNIEARGRLEITATGSILGDASCSLISIEEGGFIDGTSKMIRPQEKVELKKGNTVAVAKNI, from the coding sequence TTGTGGAAAAAAGGAAAACAGCAAAGTATTGAAAGCTTAATCTCGCATGGAGTACAAGTCAAGGGAGAGATTCGTTCTTCCGGTTCAATTCGTATTGATGGTAATGTTGAGGGGAAAGTGGATGTAAAAGGTGACCTTATTGTGGGAGAAAAGGGGAAAATCAAAGGTGAAATATTGGTGGACAACCTTGTTCTGGCTGGGAGAATAGAGGGAAATATAGAGGCCAGAGGGAGATTGGAAATCACCGCAACCGGTTCTATTTTGGGAGATGCCAGTTGCAGTCTAATTTCTATAGAAGAAGGTGGTTTTATTGATGGTACTTCCAAGATGATTCGCCCACAGGAAAAAGTTGAGCTGAAAAAGGGGAATACAGTGGCAGTAGCCAAGAACATATAA
- a CDS encoding M23 family metallopeptidase: protein MARKYILAGSLLLSSIVLLSAMITYLFIQSQSEISSVENIKMESLKKDETIELLGKEIQNIRKQQEGIGRTQNEIKKLMGIMPEAEVNKKPSRGTIVSGVGGAENEGEDVLEATRNIKREINRQEDEINGMLSEVSQRGTYYRSRPNQWPVNGEISSPYGWRKSPFRSSKSSFHDGIDIVEAVGTEVLAAGDGKVIFAGWKAVYGKTVEIDHGYGFISRYGHNSAILVNKGDKVKKGETIARLGNTGNSTGPHLHFSIMKNNESVSPVNYLP, encoded by the coding sequence TTGGCCAGAAAATATATTTTGGCGGGTAGTTTGCTTTTATCCAGCATAGTACTGCTTTCTGCTATGATAACTTACCTGTTTATTCAGAGCCAGTCGGAGATAAGCTCGGTGGAAAATATTAAGATGGAAAGCCTAAAAAAGGATGAAACCATAGAACTGCTAGGAAAAGAAATTCAAAATATTCGAAAGCAGCAGGAGGGTATAGGTCGAACACAAAACGAAATAAAAAAATTGATGGGAATTATGCCGGAAGCGGAAGTTAATAAAAAACCCTCCCGAGGAACAATAGTAAGTGGAGTCGGAGGAGCGGAAAATGAAGGTGAAGATGTTTTAGAAGCGACCCGAAATATTAAAAGGGAGATAAACCGGCAGGAGGATGAGATAAACGGCATGCTGTCCGAGGTTAGCCAGCGAGGAACATATTATAGAAGTCGTCCCAACCAATGGCCGGTAAACGGGGAGATATCTTCACCCTATGGCTGGAGAAAATCTCCTTTCCGCAGCAGTAAGTCGAGTTTTCACGATGGCATTGACATTGTAGAGGCTGTGGGAACAGAGGTGCTGGCAGCGGGAGATGGGAAGGTCATCTTTGCTGGATGGAAGGCCGTTTATGGAAAAACCGTAGAGATTGATCATGGGTATGGCTTTATTAGCCGCTACGGGCATAATAGTGCTATCCTGGTCAATAAGGGTGACAAAGTCAAAAAGGGAGAAACAATAGCCCGCCTGGGGAATACCGGTAACAGTACCGGCCCCCACCTGCACTTTAGCATAATGAAAAACAATGAAAGCGTAAGCCCGGTTAACTATCTGCCCTGA
- the selA gene encoding L-seryl-tRNA(Sec) selenium transferase encodes MNNLKNIPSIDEMLKNERIKQLIEVYQRDFMVDVVRSATEELRRELFLKEEKIKKEKLMQAILVKVEHMVSRLAGGSLKEVINGTGVVLHTNLGRAPLGKGAIDYMVRMARSYNNLEFNLEKGERGERYGHVEEVLTRLTGAEAALVVNNNAAAVLLGLNTLAREREVIVSRGQLVEIGGAFRIPEVMKLSGARLVEVGTTNKTYISDFAAAINEETALLFAAHTSNYKILGFTQEVPLEELVKLGQEKELPVMQDLGSGIFYDKDDWGLREEPAVKRCVAAGVDIVTFSGDKLLGGPQAGIIVGKKALVEAMKKNQLTRALRVDKLTIAALEGTLLEYLLGSPKKNIPVIEMLALSREELREKAERLLELLEMRTEGLSGIRQLKLVELEDMVGGGAYPTYKIPGFGVEIEFSQPGLEKAAKILRLGSPALLTRRQEDKMLLSVRTLLPGDEIKVADLIAGVVQEKGDI; translated from the coding sequence ATGAATAATTTGAAAAATATACCCTCCATTGACGAAATGCTTAAGAATGAGCGAATCAAACAGCTAATAGAAGTCTACCAGCGCGATTTTATGGTGGATGTAGTGCGCAGTGCTACTGAGGAACTGCGCCGGGAACTCTTTCTTAAAGAAGAGAAAATAAAGAAAGAGAAGCTGATGCAAGCGATATTGGTGAAGGTAGAGCATATGGTTTCCCGCCTGGCCGGGGGGAGCCTGAAAGAAGTGATAAATGGAACCGGGGTAGTGCTTCACACCAATCTGGGACGAGCTCCGCTGGGTAAAGGGGCCATAGACTATATGGTGCGAATGGCCAGGAGCTATAACAACCTGGAATTTAACCTGGAAAAGGGGGAGCGGGGAGAACGTTATGGACATGTGGAAGAAGTATTGACCCGCCTGACTGGTGCCGAAGCGGCCCTGGTGGTTAACAATAATGCAGCCGCAGTTCTACTGGGCTTAAACACCCTGGCCCGGGAGCGGGAAGTGATTGTTTCCCGGGGACAATTGGTGGAGATAGGGGGAGCTTTCCGTATTCCGGAAGTAATGAAACTAAGCGGGGCCAGGCTGGTAGAAGTGGGAACAACCAATAAAACCTATATTAGCGATTTTGCCGCTGCCATCAATGAGGAAACCGCCTTGCTTTTTGCGGCTCACACTTCCAACTACAAAATACTGGGTTTCACCCAGGAGGTCCCTTTGGAGGAACTGGTGAAGCTGGGTCAGGAGAAAGAGCTGCCGGTGATGCAGGATTTAGGCAGTGGCATCTTTTATGATAAAGATGACTGGGGACTGCGGGAGGAACCGGCGGTGAAGCGTTGTGTTGCGGCTGGGGTGGACATCGTTACCTTCAGCGGGGACAAACTACTGGGAGGGCCCCAGGCAGGGATTATTGTAGGGAAAAAGGCTCTGGTAGAAGCCATGAAGAAAAACCAGCTCACCCGGGCGTTAAGGGTGGATAAACTCACTATCGCTGCTCTGGAAGGAACCTTGCTGGAATATCTGCTAGGTTCTCCGAAAAAAAACATTCCGGTAATAGAAATGCTGGCTTTAAGCCGGGAGGAGCTAAGGGAAAAGGCCGAAAGACTGTTGGAATTGCTGGAAATGAGGACTGAAGGCTTATCGGGAATCAGACAGCTTAAGCTGGTGGAACTGGAGGATATGGTGGGCGGGGGAGCCTATCCCACCTATAAAATTCCCGGCTTCGGGGTGGAAATCGAATTCAGCCAACCTGGCCTGGAGAAGGCGGCCAAAATACTGCGATTGGGAAGCCCGGCTCTGCTTACCCGGCGCCAGGAGGATAAAATGCTTTTGAGTGTGCGCACCCTTCTACCCGGTGATGAGATAAAGGTAGCGGACTTGATTGCCGGAGTTGTCCAGGAAAAAGGGGATATATAG
- the yyaC gene encoding spore protease YyaC, giving the protein MELPKLSRQNCKDSFHCDDPLCFSKMERSISFLLQDLNQDYSREIVYLCIGTDRATGDCLGPLVGTRLQSLLRSAHIYGTLEKPVHATNLDHFLNIINAEHHNPLLVAIDACLGNADRIGYINVKKGSLKPGTALRKVLPEVGDFHISGVVNIGGFLEHMVLQNTRLYTVYKMADIIAKGLCLAHSGFKRHSLAACQASTLNQ; this is encoded by the coding sequence GTGGAGTTACCCAAGCTGAGCCGGCAAAATTGTAAAGATTCTTTTCATTGTGATGACCCTCTGTGTTTTAGTAAAATGGAGCGTAGCATTAGCTTCCTTTTGCAGGATTTAAACCAGGACTATAGCCGAGAAATAGTTTATCTTTGTATTGGTACCGACCGGGCAACCGGAGATTGCCTGGGGCCGCTGGTAGGCACCCGCTTGCAATCCCTCCTTCGCTCAGCTCATATTTACGGCACTCTGGAAAAACCCGTACATGCTACCAATCTGGATCATTTTCTTAATATTATTAACGCTGAGCACCATAATCCATTGCTGGTTGCTATTGATGCTTGTTTGGGCAATGCCGATAGAATTGGTTATATAAATGTAAAAAAAGGAAGTCTCAAGCCCGGTACGGCTTTGCGAAAGGTATTACCTGAGGTGGGTGATTTCCATATTTCCGGGGTAGTAAATATTGGCGGTTTCCTGGAACATATGGTTTTACAGAATACCCGGCTTTACACCGTCTATAAGATGGCCGATATAATTGCCAAAGGCTTATGCCTGGCCCATTCCGGCTTTAAGCGCCATAGCCTGGCGGCTTGCCAGGCCAGTACCTTGAATCAATAA